The following DNA comes from Nitrospira sp..
TTGCCTGCAGACTACGAAGTGGTGTGGCGGCCTGGTCGGGATCGTGCCCGCCCGTTGTCGGCCAATGCCTACCAGCGAGTGTGATCATGCGCTTGGTTCGTGAAAGGCTGAGCAGATGGATGGCTCTCACGGTCGTCACGCTGCTTCCCGCCTGCTCGCATGCAGGGAGCGAACTCGATCTGACGCGTTACGATCATGCTCAGGATCAACAGAAAATTGCGGCCTTTTACAGTCAGGAAGCGGCGAGACTCCGTCTCATGGCGCGGGATTTGGATCATCGCGCCATCGTCTATGAACGGCTCTTCGGTCCGGGGTCTGATTGGGTCGCAGGCGCGCGCTTACTGGCGCGAACCTACGAAGATGCCGCGCAGGATCATGAACTCACGGCCGAGCAGCACCTGTCGTTGACGCATGGCAGATAAGTTTCCCTCCGGAGTGATCGAACCATGCCTATGCAACAGGTTGAAGACTGGAGGATGTCATGCGGCGACTTACAGGGATCCTCTTGATTATCGGGTCATTGGTTGGTTGGCAGGGATGTGGCAACACCGTGCATCCGGGACAGCGCGGGCTGCGCTGGTATCCGCTCACCGAAGGGTTGACGACGGAGACGTTGAAGAGCGGCTTCTATTGGCGGGCTCCCTGGAACGATATTTTTGTCTATGACATTCGTCTGCAGAGCTATACGGAAACCGTCGATGCGCTCAGTTCGGACGACCTGCTGGTGCAACTGAAGACCGCCATCATCATGCGACCGATCATCGATGAAGTGTATTTTCTGGCACAGGAAATCGGACCTGATTTTTACCCCCGAGTTGTGAAGCCGGAATTATTGGCGGCGGTGCGCAGTGTGGTTTCGAACTATCCGATGGTGTCGGTGCCGGAGAAAAGTGCGGAGATTGCGAGCAAGGTGCAGGCCGTTGTCGTCGAGAAGCTCAAGGGCCGCCATCTCGAGGTGCACAGTGTGGCATTGGCCGATATCGAATTGGCCAAGATTGTGTTGGAGGCTGTGGAGCGGAAACAGGCCAAGGAGCAGGAAAAGGAGCAGAAGGAATTCGAACTGGTCATCGCAGAGAAGGATGCGGAGATCGCGAGGCGACGGGCACGGGGAGAAGGGGATGCGGTCCGGATCAGATCGGAAGGTGAGGCGGAGGGGGCGAAGATCCGGGCGCTCGGGCAAGCCAGGGCACAAGAGACGATCACGAAGACGCTGACGCCGGAGTATCTTCGCTACAAACTCTACGATAGTCCGAATGCCAAGATGGTGCTGGTGCCGGACAATCTGCATGTCCCGATTCTGCTCAACCCAAACGACGGACGAGGGACGAGCAGCCTCGGGACAATGATGCACGCCGAGGAGTCGCTCGCAGGGGCAGGACGGTAAAGAGAGTTCGTATCTTCGGGGGAAGGAGAGACATGGGGGCGTGCAGTCGATGCCAAGGATTAATGGTGGCGGAAACACTGTTCAATCCCAGTGAGGGTGTCACCCATACCTGGGTCCCGGTCATACGGTGCCTCAATTGCGGCAATTTAGAGGACGCG
Coding sequences within:
- a CDS encoding prohibitin family protein, with the protein product MRRLTGILLIIGSLVGWQGCGNTVHPGQRGLRWYPLTEGLTTETLKSGFYWRAPWNDIFVYDIRLQSYTETVDALSSDDLLVQLKTAIIMRPIIDEVYFLAQEIGPDFYPRVVKPELLAAVRSVVSNYPMVSVPEKSAEIASKVQAVVVEKLKGRHLEVHSVALADIELAKIVLEAVERKQAKEQEKEQKEFELVIAEKDAEIARRRARGEGDAVRIRSEGEAEGAKIRALGQARAQETITKTLTPEYLRYKLYDSPNAKMVLVPDNLHVPILLNPNDGRGTSSLGTMMHAEESLAGAGR